From a region of the Tiliqua scincoides isolate rTilSci1 chromosome 4, rTilSci1.hap2, whole genome shotgun sequence genome:
- the TSHB gene encoding thyrotropin subunit beta, whose translation MNPALLMSLSIVFVLTLGQSMSLCVPVEYIIHVERKECAYCLAVNTTICEGFCMTRDSNSKKLLLRSALSQEVCTYKDMVYRTVLIPGCQHHTVSYYTYPVAVSCKCGKCNTDYSDCVQEASSNGYCTMFQKLYNP comes from the exons ATGAATCCTGCCCTTTTAATGTCTCTCTCCATAGTCTTTGTCCTGACTTTGGGGCAGAGCATGTCGCTCTGTGTTCCAGTTGAATACATCATCCACGTGGAGAGGAAAGAATGTGCCTACTGTCTGGCTGTCAACACCACTATCTGCGAAGGCTTCTGCATGACTCGG GACAGCAACAGTAAGAAGCTACTGCTCCGGAGTGCCCTGTCCCAGGAAGTCTGTACGTACAAGGACATGGTGTACAGGACTGTGTTGATCCCTGGCTGCCAGCACCATACTGTCTCATACTATACCTACCCTGTGGCTGTGAGCTGCAAGTGTGGGAAATGCAACACTGACTATAGTGACtgtgtgcaggaggccagcagcaATGGTTACTGCACTATGTTCCAGAAACTATATAATCCATGA
- the LOC136648897 gene encoding mitochondrial glutamate carrier 1-like, translating into MAEKQISLPAKLINGGAAGIIGVTCIFPIDLVKTRLQNQRSGQQVYKNMLDCLIKTLRSEGYFGMYRGAAVNLTLVTPEKAIKLAANDYFRHLLAKDGLTLSLSKEMLAGCGAGTCQVIITTPMEMLKIQLQDAGRLASQKLVSRVPCPSPGCKVIAVNPILTRGYNVGPAPFSRRISATQIAAELLQTQGIKGLYKGLGATLLRDVPFSIIYFPLFAHLNKARQDSLEEKAPFFHSFLAGCTAALVAAVSVNPCDVIKTRLQTMGRGRNEESYNGIIDCARKLWMKEGPSAFFKGASCRALVIAPLFGIAQGIYFIGAGEFLIELWQDGRLSP; encoded by the exons ATGGCTGAGAAACAGATTAG TTTGCCTGCTAAGCTCATCAATGGAGGAGCTGCTGGGATAATTGGAGTTACTTGTATATTTCCTATAGACCTGGTTAAAACCAGGCTACAGAATCAAAGGAGCGGGCAGCAAGTCTACAAAAATAT GTTGGATTGTCTAATTAAAACGCTACGTTCAGAAGGCTATTTTGGAATGTACAGAG gTGCAGCAGTGAATCTGACACTTGTAACACCTGAGAAGGCTATCAAACTGGCTGCTAATGACTATTTTAGGCATCTGCTTGCCAAGGATGG gtTGACTCTGTCATTATCTAAGGAGATGCTTGCAGGTTGTGGTGCTGGAACCTGTCAGGTAATCATCACCACCCCAATGGAAATGCTGAAGAttcagctgcaggatgcaggtaGACTTG CATCTCAGAAGCTTGTGAGCAGGGTTCCCTGTCCATCTCCTGGATGCAAGGTCATTGCTGTCAATCCCATTCTGACCAGAGGATACAATGTGGGACCTGCTCCCTTTTCAAGGAGGATATCTGCCACTCAGATAGCAGCTGAGCTTCTGCAGACCCAGGGCATTAAGGGTCTCTACAAGGGTCTTGGAGCTACCTTGCTAAG GGATGTTCCATTCTCCATCATCTACTTCCCACTGTTTGCCCACCTGAACAAAGCAAGACAAGATTCTCTGGAGGAAAAGGCTCCCTTCTTCCACTCTTTTCTTGCTGGTTGCACAGCTGCCTTGGTGGCAGCCGTGTCTGTCAATCCTTGTGATG TAATAAAGACACGTCTTCAAACAATGGGCAGGGGAAGAAATGAAGAGAGCTATAATGGAATTATTGATTGTGCAAG gaaGCTTTGGATGAAAGAGGGTCCGTCAGCCTTCTTCAAGGGGGCTAGCTGCAGAGCACTGGTCATTGCACCTCTCTTTGGTATAGCACAAGGCATTTACTTTATTGGTGCTGGAGAGTTCCTTATCGAGCTATGGCAGGATGGAAGACTTTCCCCCTAG